From the Pseudanabaena sp. FACHB-2040 genome, the window GCATCGGGCTGACTGGTACCGCTCGGTCAAGTCCATAGAAGGGATGGCAGGGCCAGTAGTCACGTTTGATGGCCAAGAAGTAATTAACTTTGCTAGCAACGATTACTTAGGGCTGGCGGGCGATCCCCGGCTAGCAGCAGCGGCGATTGAGGCTATTCAGACCTATGGCACGGGCAGCACAGGTTCCCGGCTGTTGAGTGGTCATCGGCCTCTGCACGAAAAGTTGGAGAGTGCGATCGCAACCCTCAAGCAAACTGAAGACGCCCTCGTTTTTAGCTCTGGCTACCTGGCTAACATCGGTGCAATCAGCGCACTAGTCGGCCCGCGCGATTTGGTGTTGTCTGACCAATACAACCACTCCAGCCTGAAAAACGGTGCCCGAATGAGCGGTGCTGCTCTGGTAGACTACGCGCACTGCTCCTTGAGCGACCTAAGGCAGCAGCTTCAGGAACAGCGCCATCGCTATCGCCGCTGCCTGATCCTCACCGACAGCGTTTTTAGTATGGATGGAGATCTGTGCCCCTTACCCGAAATTTTGAATTTGGCAGAGCAGTTTGACAGTATGGTGCTGGTAGACGAAGCCCATGCTACCGGCGTATTAGGCAGTGGAGGAGCAGGATGCGTAGAGCATTTTGGCTGTAGGGGGCGACCTCTAGTGCAGGTAGGCACCCTCAGCAAGGCTCTGGGCAGCTTAGGCGGCTACGTTGCAGGCACAGCCAGCCTGATCGATTTTTTACGTAATCGTGCCCCTAGCTGGATTTACACGACTGGGCTAACGCCAGCAGACACTGCAGCAGCTTTAAAGGCGATTGAGATTATCCAGAGCGAGCCGGAAATGCGATCGCAGCTCTGGAACCACGTTCACTACCTGAAGCACCAGCTAGATCAGCTGTGGGAAACCGGGTTACCCGCTCATCATACGAAGCGGCTCCCTTCAGACTCACCTATTTTCTGCATAGAAGTTCAAGACGCTGCAGCCGTTATACGCGTAGGTCAACAGCTGCGGCAGCTAGGCCTATTCGTTTCCCCAGTCCGTCCTCCCACCAGCCCCACCAGTCGCCTCAGAATTACGCTGATGGCAAGTCATATGCGATCGCACCTGGATCAGCTGCTGCTGGGGCTAAAAAAGACTCTACTAATGCCATAAGACTCAGGAAGAAGATAGAGAGGGTAAAGAGATGGAGAAGTCTAGCAAGTCATCACTGC encodes:
- the bioF gene encoding 8-amino-7-oxononanoate synthase, whose amino-acid sequence is MPLDPYAWIDKSLDTLHRADWYRSVKSIEGMAGPVVTFDGQEVINFASNDYLGLAGDPRLAAAAIEAIQTYGTGSTGSRLLSGHRPLHEKLESAIATLKQTEDALVFSSGYLANIGAISALVGPRDLVLSDQYNHSSLKNGARMSGAALVDYAHCSLSDLRQQLQEQRHRYRRCLILTDSVFSMDGDLCPLPEILNLAEQFDSMVLVDEAHATGVLGSGGAGCVEHFGCRGRPLVQVGTLSKALGSLGGYVAGTASLIDFLRNRAPSWIYTTGLTPADTAAALKAIEIIQSEPEMRSQLWNHVHYLKHQLDQLWETGLPAHHTKRLPSDSPIFCIEVQDAAAVIRVGQQLRQLGLFVSPVRPPTSPTSRLRITLMASHMRSHLDQLLLGLKKTLLMP